In Eriocheir sinensis breed Jianghai 21 chromosome 29, ASM2467909v1, whole genome shotgun sequence, a single genomic region encodes these proteins:
- the LOC127004808 gene encoding secreted protein C-like isoform X1 — MSLKLVTLLALAAAASAARPNYNFRWAVQDGDSGNDFGHQEARQLENTEGGYHVALPDGRLQQVQYRVDGDSGYLVEVNYDGEARFPDSDESFESRGRRVFTAPRSRSSSVSRGGSGSGSGSSSSSSSFFSRDSGESFESLFDSRESRERGVFGASRASASSGRSGSASGASSFFSAPQASRASGGRSGSASGASSFFSAPQASRASGGRSGSASGASSFFSASQASRASGGRSGSASGASSHFSAPQASRASSRRASRPSGSSFFRRDSGESFESLFDSRESRERSRSASGSSGASSHFSAPTASSTSSRRASRPSGSSFFRRDSGESFESLFDSRESRERSRSASGSSSSGSSFFSAPTASRASGGSSSASASRASGSSSSGSASRASGSSSSGSSFFSAPTASRASGSSSGSASRASRPSSSGSSFFTRDSRESFESPFASRESREGRFDSRESRENPFLRAAASSFRGYA; from the exons ATGAGCCTCAAG CTGGTGACCCTCCTGGCGctggccgccgccgcctccgccgccaggCCCAACTACAACTTCCGGTGGGCCGTGCAGGACGGCGACTCCGGCAACGACTTCGGGCACCAGGAGGCGCGCCAGCTGGAGAACACCGAGGGCGGCTACCACGTGGCACTACCCGACGGTCGCCTGCAGCAGGTCCAGTACCGCGTCGACGGCGACAGCGGCTACCTGGTGGAGGTCAACTACGACGGCGAGGCGCGCTTCCCGGACTCCGACGAGTCCTTCGAGTCCCGCGGGAGAAGGGTCTTCACCGCCCCCAGGTCCAGGTCCTCCTCCGTGTCCCGcggcggcagcggcagcggcagcggcagcagcagcagcagcagcagcttcttCAGCCGCGACTCAGGAGAGTCATTTGAGTCTCTCTTCGACTCACGCGAGTCCCGCGAGAGGGGCGTCTTCGGCGCCTCCAGGGCCAGCGCGTCATCAGGCCGCAGCGGCAGCGCCAGCGGCGCTAGCAGCTTCTTCAGCGCCCCCCAG GCCAGCCGCGCCTCCGGCGGCCGCAGCGGCAGCGCCAGCGGCGCTAGCAGCTTCTTCAGCGCCCCCCAGGCCAGCCGCGCCTCCGGCGGCCGCAGCGGCAGCGCCAGCGGCGCCAGCAGCTTCTTCAGCGCCTCCCAGGCCAGCCGCGCCTCCGGCGGCCGCAGCGGCAGCGCCAGCGGCGCCAGCAGCCACTTCAGCGCCCCCCAGGCCAGCCGCGCCTCCAGCCGCCGCGCCTCCAGGCCCAGCGGCAGCAGCTTCTTCAGGCGTGACTCCGGAGAGTCTTTCGAATCTCTCTTCGACTCCCGCGAGTCCCGCGAAAGGTCCCGCTCTGCCTCAGGATCCAGCGGCGCCAGCAGCCACTTCAGCGCCCCCACGGCCAGCAGCACCTCCAGCCGCCGCGCCTCCAGGCCCAGCGGCAGCAGCTTCTTCAGGCGTGACTCCGGAGAGTCTTTCGAGTCTCTCTTCGACTCCCGCGAGTCCCGCGAGAGATCCCGCTCAGCctccggcagcagcagcagcggcagcagcttCTTCAGCGCCCCCACGGCCAGCCGCGCCtccggcggcagcagcagcgccAGCGCCAGCCGCGCctccggcagcagcagcagcggcagcgccAGCCGCGCctccggcagcagcagcagcggcagcagcttCTTCAGCGCCCCCACGGCCAGCCGCGCCtccggcagcagcagcggcagcgccAGCCGCGCCTCCAGgcccagcagcagcggcagcagcttCTTCACGCGTGACTCCAGGGAATCCTTCGAGTCCCCCTTCGCCTCCCGGGAGTCCCGCGAGGGCCGCTTCGACTCCCGCGAGTCTCGCGAGAACCCCTTCCTGcgggccgccgcctcctccttcaggGGCTACGCCTAA
- the LOC127004808 gene encoding secreted protein C-like isoform X4: MSLKLVTLLALAAAASAARPNYNFRWAVQDGDSGNDFGHQEARQLENTEGGYHVALPDGRLQQVQYRVDGDSGYLVEVNYDGEARFPDSDESFESRGRRVFTAPRSRSSSVSRGGSGSGSGSSSSSSSFFSRDSGESFESLFDSRESRERGVFGASRASASSGRSGSASGASSFFSAPQASRASGGRSGSASGASSFFSAPQASRASGGRSGSASGASSFFSASQASRASGGRSGSASGASSHFSAPQASRASSRRASRPSGSSFFRRDSGESFESLFDSRESRERSRSASGSSSSGSSFFSAPTASRASGGSSSASASRASGSSSSGSASRASGSSSSGSSFFSAPTASRASGSSSGSASRASRPSSSGSSFFTRDSRESFESPFASRESREGRFDSRESRENPFLRAAASSFRGYA; the protein is encoded by the exons ATGAGCCTCAAG CTGGTGACCCTCCTGGCGctggccgccgccgcctccgccgccaggCCCAACTACAACTTCCGGTGGGCCGTGCAGGACGGCGACTCCGGCAACGACTTCGGGCACCAGGAGGCGCGCCAGCTGGAGAACACCGAGGGCGGCTACCACGTGGCACTACCCGACGGTCGCCTGCAGCAGGTCCAGTACCGCGTCGACGGCGACAGCGGCTACCTGGTGGAGGTCAACTACGACGGCGAGGCGCGCTTCCCGGACTCCGACGAGTCCTTCGAGTCCCGCGGGAGAAGGGTCTTCACCGCCCCCAGGTCCAGGTCCTCCTCCGTGTCCCGcggcggcagcggcagcggcagcggcagcagcagcagcagcagcagcttcttCAGCCGCGACTCAGGAGAGTCATTTGAGTCTCTCTTCGACTCACGCGAGTCCCGCGAGAGGGGCGTCTTCGGCGCCTCCAGGGCCAGCGCGTCATCAGGCCGCAGCGGCAGCGCCAGCGGCGCTAGCAGCTTCTTCAGCGCCCCCCAG GCCAGCCGCGCCTCCGGCGGCCGCAGCGGCAGCGCCAGCGGCGCTAGCAGCTTCTTCAGCGCCCCCCAGGCCAGCCGCGCCTCCGGCGGCCGCAGCGGCAGCGCCAGCGGCGCCAGCAGCTTCTTCAGCGCCTCCCAGGCCAGCCGCGCCTCCGGCGGCCGCAGCGGCAGCGCCAGCGGCGCCAGCAGCCACTTCAGCGCCCCCCAGGCCAGCCGCGCCTCCAGCCGCCGCGCCTCCAGGCCCAGCGGCAGCAGCTTCTTCAGGCGTGACTCCGGAGAGTCTTTCGAATCTCTCTTCGACTCCCGCGAGTCCCGCGAAAG ATCCCGCTCAGCctccggcagcagcagcagcggcagcagcttCTTCAGCGCCCCCACGGCCAGCCGCGCCtccggcggcagcagcagcgccAGCGCCAGCCGCGCctccggcagcagcagcagcggcagcgccAGCCGCGCctccggcagcagcagcagcggcagcagcttCTTCAGCGCCCCCACGGCCAGCCGCGCCtccggcagcagcagcggcagcgccAGCCGCGCCTCCAGgcccagcagcagcggcagcagcttCTTCACGCGTGACTCCAGGGAATCCTTCGAGTCCCCCTTCGCCTCCCGGGAGTCCCGCGAGGGCCGCTTCGACTCCCGCGAGTCTCGCGAGAACCCCTTCCTGcgggccgccgcctcctccttcaggGGCTACGCCTAA
- the LOC127004808 gene encoding secreted protein C-like isoform X2 — protein MSLKLVTLLALAAAASAARPNYNFRWAVQDGDSGNDFGHQEARQLENTEGGYHVALPDGRLQQVQYRVDGDSGYLVEVNYDGEARFPDSDESFESRGRRVFTAPRSRSSSVSRGGSGSGSGSSSSSSSFFSRDSGESFESLFDSRESRERGVFGASRASASSGRSGSASGASSFFSAPQASRASGGRSGSASGASSFFSASQASRASGGRSGSASGASSHFSAPQASRASSRRASRPSGSSFFRRDSGESFESLFDSRESRERSRSASGSSGASSHFSAPTASSTSSRRASRPSGSSFFRRDSGESFESLFDSRESRERSRSASGSSSSGSSFFSAPTASRASGGSSSASASRASGSSSSGSASRASGSSSSGSSFFSAPTASRASGSSSGSASRASRPSSSGSSFFTRDSRESFESPFASRESREGRFDSRESRENPFLRAAASSFRGYA, from the exons ATGAGCCTCAAG CTGGTGACCCTCCTGGCGctggccgccgccgcctccgccgccaggCCCAACTACAACTTCCGGTGGGCCGTGCAGGACGGCGACTCCGGCAACGACTTCGGGCACCAGGAGGCGCGCCAGCTGGAGAACACCGAGGGCGGCTACCACGTGGCACTACCCGACGGTCGCCTGCAGCAGGTCCAGTACCGCGTCGACGGCGACAGCGGCTACCTGGTGGAGGTCAACTACGACGGCGAGGCGCGCTTCCCGGACTCCGACGAGTCCTTCGAGTCCCGCGGGAGAAGGGTCTTCACCGCCCCCAGGTCCAGGTCCTCCTCCGTGTCCCGcggcggcagcggcagcggcagcggcagcagcagcagcagcagcagcttcttCAGCCGCGACTCAGGAGAGTCATTTGAGTCTCTCTTCGACTCACGCGAGTCCCGCGAGAGGGGCGTCTTCGGCGCCTCCAGGGCCAGCGCGTCATCAGGCCGCAGCGGCAGCGCCAGCGGCGCTAGCAGCTTCTTCAGCGCCCCCCAG GCCAGCCGCGCCTCCGGCGGCCGCAGCGGCAGCGCCAGCGGCGCCAGCAGCTTCTTCAGCGCCTCCCAGGCCAGCCGCGCCTCCGGCGGCCGCAGCGGCAGCGCCAGCGGCGCCAGCAGCCACTTCAGCGCCCCCCAGGCCAGCCGCGCCTCCAGCCGCCGCGCCTCCAGGCCCAGCGGCAGCAGCTTCTTCAGGCGTGACTCCGGAGAGTCTTTCGAATCTCTCTTCGACTCCCGCGAGTCCCGCGAAAGGTCCCGCTCTGCCTCAGGATCCAGCGGCGCCAGCAGCCACTTCAGCGCCCCCACGGCCAGCAGCACCTCCAGCCGCCGCGCCTCCAGGCCCAGCGGCAGCAGCTTCTTCAGGCGTGACTCCGGAGAGTCTTTCGAGTCTCTCTTCGACTCCCGCGAGTCCCGCGAGAGATCCCGCTCAGCctccggcagcagcagcagcggcagcagcttCTTCAGCGCCCCCACGGCCAGCCGCGCCtccggcggcagcagcagcgccAGCGCCAGCCGCGCctccggcagcagcagcagcggcagcgccAGCCGCGCctccggcagcagcagcagcggcagcagcttCTTCAGCGCCCCCACGGCCAGCCGCGCCtccggcagcagcagcggcagcgccAGCCGCGCCTCCAGgcccagcagcagcggcagcagcttCTTCACGCGTGACTCCAGGGAATCCTTCGAGTCCCCCTTCGCCTCCCGGGAGTCCCGCGAGGGCCGCTTCGACTCCCGCGAGTCTCGCGAGAACCCCTTCCTGcgggccgccgcctcctccttcaggGGCTACGCCTAA
- the LOC127004808 gene encoding uncharacterized protein LOC127004808 isoform X3, with translation MSLKLVTLLALAAAASAARPNYNFRWAVQDGDSGNDFGHQEARQLENTEGGYHVALPDGRLQQVQYRVDGDSGYLVEVNYDGEARFPDSDESFESRGRRVFTAPRSRSSSVSRGGSGSGSGSSSSSSSFFSRDSGESFESLFDSRESRERGVFGASRASASSGRSGSASGASSFFSAPQASRASGGRSGSASGASSHFSAPQASRASSRRASRPSGSSFFRRDSGESFESLFDSRESRERSRSASGSSGASSHFSAPTASSTSSRRASRPSGSSFFRRDSGESFESLFDSRESRERSRSASGSSSSGSSFFSAPTASRASGGSSSASASRASGSSSSGSASRASGSSSSGSSFFSAPTASRASGSSSGSASRASRPSSSGSSFFTRDSRESFESPFASRESREGRFDSRESRENPFLRAAASSFRGYA, from the exons ATGAGCCTCAAG CTGGTGACCCTCCTGGCGctggccgccgccgcctccgccgccaggCCCAACTACAACTTCCGGTGGGCCGTGCAGGACGGCGACTCCGGCAACGACTTCGGGCACCAGGAGGCGCGCCAGCTGGAGAACACCGAGGGCGGCTACCACGTGGCACTACCCGACGGTCGCCTGCAGCAGGTCCAGTACCGCGTCGACGGCGACAGCGGCTACCTGGTGGAGGTCAACTACGACGGCGAGGCGCGCTTCCCGGACTCCGACGAGTCCTTCGAGTCCCGCGGGAGAAGGGTCTTCACCGCCCCCAGGTCCAGGTCCTCCTCCGTGTCCCGcggcggcagcggcagcggcagcggcagcagcagcagcagcagcagcttcttCAGCCGCGACTCAGGAGAGTCATTTGAGTCTCTCTTCGACTCACGCGAGTCCCGCGAGAGGGGCGTCTTCGGCGCCTCCAGGGCCAGCGCGTCATCAGGCCGCAGCGGCAGCGCCAGCGGCGCTAGCAGCTTCTTCAGCGCCCCCCAG GCCAGCCGCGCCTCCGGCGGCCGCAGCGGCAGCGCCAGCGGCGCCAGCAGCCACTTCAGCGCCCCCCAGGCCAGCCGCGCCTCCAGCCGCCGCGCCTCCAGGCCCAGCGGCAGCAGCTTCTTCAGGCGTGACTCCGGAGAGTCTTTCGAATCTCTCTTCGACTCCCGCGAGTCCCGCGAAAGGTCCCGCTCTGCCTCAGGATCCAGCGGCGCCAGCAGCCACTTCAGCGCCCCCACGGCCAGCAGCACCTCCAGCCGCCGCGCCTCCAGGCCCAGCGGCAGCAGCTTCTTCAGGCGTGACTCCGGAGAGTCTTTCGAGTCTCTCTTCGACTCCCGCGAGTCCCGCGAGAGATCCCGCTCAGCctccggcagcagcagcagcggcagcagcttCTTCAGCGCCCCCACGGCCAGCCGCGCCtccggcggcagcagcagcgccAGCGCCAGCCGCGCctccggcagcagcagcagcggcagcgccAGCCGCGCctccggcagcagcagcagcggcagcagcttCTTCAGCGCCCCCACGGCCAGCCGCGCCtccggcagcagcagcggcagcgccAGCCGCGCCTCCAGgcccagcagcagcggcagcagcttCTTCACGCGTGACTCCAGGGAATCCTTCGAGTCCCCCTTCGCCTCCCGGGAGTCCCGCGAGGGCCGCTTCGACTCCCGCGAGTCTCGCGAGAACCCCTTCCTGcgggccgccgcctcctccttcaggGGCTACGCCTAA